A genomic stretch from Chryseobacterium sp. SNU WT5 includes:
- a CDS encoding helix-turn-helix domain-containing protein gives MESNEISFENLPKAVAHLVSEIAIIKLLVEVKQPQQVPQKRIPIDITEACQIIGKAKPTVYTLVRKRLIPCYKNGKKLYFFEDELLEWISKGRKKTLQEIELEATADFKKNFRKTSAEFNLKSKL, from the coding sequence ATGGAGAGTAATGAAATCTCATTCGAAAATCTGCCAAAAGCCGTGGCACATCTGGTCAGCGAAATTGCTATAATAAAACTTTTGGTAGAAGTAAAGCAACCACAGCAAGTTCCTCAAAAAAGAATTCCAATAGATATAACGGAAGCCTGCCAAATTATTGGAAAGGCCAAACCTACCGTTTATACTCTTGTGCGGAAAAGATTGATTCCTTGCTACAAAAATGGGAAGAAACTTTATTTTTTCGAGGACGAACTATTGGAGTGGATTTCCAAAGGAAGAAAGAAAACTTTGCAGGAAATTGAACTGGAAGCAACCGCAGATTTCAAAAAGAATTTTAGAAAAACTTCAGCAGAATTTAATCTAAAATCTAAATTATGA
- a CDS encoding primase-helicase family protein yields the protein MSTEIPYLRVGTSYYKTIEKPLISGDKISILVRWNRETIISDHGKTYVSSVPKFDGFCCIPNHLNYQQVIEGFYNVYNEMPFQPNSEKADLQSIKEKIPFSLDFMHHIFGEQIELGLDYLKILLLYPTQILPILCLVSKERVTGKTTFIKWLKCIFGLNMTYIKGDSFGSQFNADWTSMLIVAIDEVFFDKKEITERLKYLSTTDKDKKEAKGKDREEVDFFAKFILCSNNEDNFIQIDENEVRFWILKIKPIKSERTEFLRDLTSEIPYFLNYLIQRPFYSQKKTRMWFNHTELRTTALQKLVWKNNNKLESRIIELLFEFFESVEDPEINAVPQDILNMLNKMFKSSYWTINDVRKLLKEIWKLEPQQNSLAYIKYDMDYGGSFFQQNKLGRYFTIERNFISQKFDEMMS from the coding sequence ATGAGCACAGAAATCCCTTATTTAAGAGTAGGAACTTCCTACTACAAAACCATTGAAAAGCCACTGATTTCTGGTGATAAAATCTCAATTCTCGTTCGCTGGAATCGAGAAACAATCATAAGCGACCACGGAAAAACATACGTTTCAAGCGTTCCGAAATTTGATGGATTTTGCTGTATTCCAAACCATTTGAATTATCAACAAGTAATTGAAGGATTCTACAATGTGTACAATGAAATGCCTTTTCAACCAAATAGTGAAAAAGCCGACCTTCAATCAATTAAAGAAAAAATTCCTTTTTCCCTGGATTTTATGCATCATATTTTTGGTGAACAAATAGAATTAGGATTGGACTATTTAAAAATATTACTTCTATATCCCACGCAAATTCTTCCTATACTTTGTTTGGTAAGCAAAGAAAGGGTTACCGGAAAAACGACATTTATAAAATGGCTCAAATGTATTTTCGGATTGAATATGACTTACATCAAAGGAGATTCATTTGGAAGTCAATTTAACGCAGATTGGACATCAATGTTAATTGTGGCAATCGATGAAGTCTTTTTCGATAAAAAAGAGATCACCGAACGATTAAAATATCTTTCCACGACAGATAAAGATAAAAAAGAAGCGAAAGGAAAGGACCGGGAAGAAGTCGATTTTTTTGCGAAGTTTATTCTTTGCTCCAATAATGAAGATAATTTTATTCAGATCGATGAAAATGAAGTGCGCTTCTGGATTCTCAAAATTAAACCGATTAAATCTGAACGAACAGAATTTCTGCGTGATCTTACTTCTGAAATACCTTACTTCTTAAACTATTTGATTCAAAGACCTTTTTACAGCCAGAAGAAAACTCGAATGTGGTTTAATCACACGGAACTTCGGACAACTGCATTGCAGAAATTAGTCTGGAAAAATAATAACAAACTGGAATCCAGAATTATCGAATTACTGTTTGAATTTTTCGAAAGTGTAGAAGACCCCGAAATAAATGCTGTCCCTCAAGATATTCTGAATATGCTCAATAAAATGTTTAAAAGCAGTTATTGGACGATCAATGATGTGAGGAAATTATTAAAGGAAATTTGGAAACTCGAACCGCAACAAAATTCCTTGGCTTATATCAAATACGACATGGATTATGGAGGAAGTTTCTTTCAGCAAAATAAACTTGGACGCTATTTTACTATAGAAAGAAATTTTATTTCTCAAAAATTTGATGAAATGATGAGTTAG